The Pseudomonas berkeleyensis genome includes a region encoding these proteins:
- a CDS encoding LysR family transcriptional regulator: MGLDDALIFTRVVDCHSFTQAATSLGMQKSTVSRRIALLEERLGVRLLNRTTRKLRLTEVGQAYYERCRQIMLDFAEAEQAVMQLQREPSGLLRITSPIEFGQLFLGRVLGEFMRQYPQIDAEVELTSRLVDPLEEGVDIAIQVGQPQDSTLIARKLFESGRRLCASPAYLAAHGTPRSVAELEGHRAILLQHDAPRYWPLLGEHLPCQRVMTCNNITFAREATLAGAGISGLPVMISEEAVRSGRLVELLPEARLPVGEVYAIYPSRRFQAMKVKTFLDFLIASLPITRGGLLEPGAAGLLTSPA; encoded by the coding sequence ATGGGGCTGGATGATGCTTTGATTTTTACCCGGGTAGTGGATTGCCATAGTTTCACGCAGGCCGCGACCAGCCTGGGTATGCAGAAATCGACGGTGAGTCGGCGTATCGCACTGCTTGAGGAGCGCCTGGGTGTGCGTCTGCTCAATCGCACCACGCGCAAGTTGCGCCTGACCGAAGTGGGGCAGGCTTACTACGAACGCTGCCGGCAGATCATGCTCGACTTCGCCGAAGCCGAGCAGGCGGTGATGCAGTTGCAACGCGAACCCTCCGGATTACTGCGCATTACTTCACCGATCGAGTTTGGCCAGCTTTTTCTCGGGCGCGTGCTGGGTGAGTTCATGCGCCAGTACCCGCAGATCGACGCCGAGGTGGAGTTGACCTCGCGCTTGGTGGATCCGCTGGAGGAGGGCGTGGATATCGCCATCCAGGTCGGCCAACCGCAGGATTCCACCCTGATCGCGCGCAAGCTGTTCGAAAGCGGTCGACGCCTGTGTGCAAGCCCTGCGTACCTCGCTGCGCACGGTACACCGCGTAGCGTCGCCGAGCTGGAGGGTCATCGGGCGATACTGTTGCAGCACGACGCGCCGCGTTACTGGCCGTTGCTGGGTGAGCATCTGCCGTGTCAGCGGGTGATGACCTGCAACAACATCACCTTTGCCCGTGAGGCGACGCTGGCGGGCGCCGGGATTTCCGGGTTGCCGGTGATGATCAGCGAAGAGGCGGTGCGCAGCGGCCGCCTGGTCGAGCTGCTGCCTGAGGCGCGCTTGCCGGTAGGTGAGGTGTATGCCATCTACCCGTCGCGGCGCTTCCAGGCGATGAAGGTCAAGACTTTCCTCGACTTCCTCATCGCCAGCTTGCCGATCACCCGCGGCGGGTTGCTGGAGCCAGGGGCCGCCGGCCTGCTAACATCGCCCGCTTGA
- a CDS encoding alpha/beta hydrolase family protein: MNQMIWVRGVNAALGRLVPQMLAGRLRERFMTPRSLPPRDWELPLLASAERITLRFGLSALRWGSGPTVLLMHGWEGRPTQFARLISGLVEAGYGVVALDAPAHGRSPGREANVVLFARALLEAASELPPLHAVIGHSMGGASALLATQMGLRTGALVSISAPSRILTMLRGFARFMGLPVRAREHFISQVERTAGIPAAHLDVQRYQLQLPGLIVHAEDDPLVPVGEAELIHRAWFDSQLLRLPAGGHQRLLGDPQVLQAVLALLGEVRQAPSRVLAS; this comes from the coding sequence ATGAACCAGATGATCTGGGTGCGTGGTGTCAATGCGGCATTGGGGCGACTGGTTCCGCAAATGTTGGCGGGCCGTTTGCGTGAGCGCTTCATGACGCCGCGCAGCTTGCCGCCTCGGGACTGGGAGCTGCCGCTGCTGGCCAGTGCCGAACGCATCACGCTGCGCTTCGGCCTGTCGGCGCTGCGTTGGGGGAGTGGCCCCACCGTGTTGTTGATGCATGGCTGGGAGGGGCGGCCGACGCAATTCGCAAGGCTGATCAGTGGCCTGGTGGAGGCGGGTTATGGCGTCGTGGCACTGGATGCGCCGGCGCATGGTCGATCGCCGGGGCGAGAGGCGAATGTGGTGTTGTTCGCCAGGGCGCTGCTGGAAGCGGCCAGCGAGTTGCCGCCGTTGCATGCGGTAATCGGCCACTCCATGGGCGGAGCCAGTGCATTGCTGGCGACGCAGATGGGTCTGCGTACTGGTGCTTTGGTGAGCATTTCAGCGCCGAGCAGGATTCTTACCATGTTGCGTGGTTTCGCCCGTTTCATGGGGTTGCCGGTCCGGGCGCGTGAGCATTTCATCAGCCAGGTGGAGCGCACGGCAGGAATTCCGGCCGCACATCTCGACGTGCAGCGCTATCAACTGCAGTTGCCGGGTTTGATCGTACATGCCGAAGATGATCCGCTGGTGCCGGTGGGCGAGGCGGAGCTGATTCACCGGGCCTGGTTCGATAGCCAGCTACTACGCCTGCCTGCAGGTGGTCATCAACGTTTGCTCGGTGACCCGCAGGTGCTGCAGGCGGTGCTCGCTCTGCTCGGAGAGGTGCGTCAGGCGCCGTCCAGGGTGCTGGCTTCGTAG
- a CDS encoding MDR family MFS transporter gives MMSAMLGAFMAVLDIQITNSSLKDIQGALSATLEEGSWISTSYLVAEIIMIPLTAWLVQLLSARRLAVWVSVGFLIASLLCSLAWSLESMIVFRALQGFTGGALIPLAFTMTLIKLPEHHRAKGMALFAITATFAPSIGPTLGGWLTENWGWEYIFYINVPPGLLMIAGLLYGLEKKAPHWELLKTTDYAGIVTLGMGLGCLQVFLEEGHRKDWLESQLIVGLGSVALVSLILFVILQISRPNPLINLGVLRERNFGLASISSLGLGVGLYGSIYVLPLYLAQIQGYNAMQIGEVIMWMGVPQLFLIPLVPKLMKIISPKWLCALGFALFGAASFFSGVLNPDFAGEQFQHIQIVRALGQPLVMVTVSLIATAYIMPQDAGSASSLFNILRNLGGAIGIALLATLLDARAKVYFDYLRESIVPTNPQVEERLHLLTQTLGSEQAALAKLSQIVHEQAIIMAYNDAFHFIGIALAVSMLAILLTRKLPQNMAGGGAAH, from the coding sequence GTGATGAGCGCCATGCTCGGCGCCTTCATGGCAGTGCTGGATATCCAGATCACCAACTCCTCGCTGAAGGACATCCAGGGCGCGCTGTCCGCAACGCTTGAGGAAGGTTCGTGGATTTCCACGTCCTATCTGGTGGCCGAGATCATCATGATCCCGCTGACTGCCTGGCTGGTGCAGTTGCTCTCGGCACGCCGCTTGGCCGTATGGGTGTCGGTAGGTTTTCTGATCGCCTCGCTGCTGTGCTCCCTGGCCTGGAGCCTGGAAAGCATGATCGTGTTCCGCGCCCTGCAGGGTTTCACCGGCGGCGCGCTGATCCCGCTGGCGTTCACCATGACGCTGATCAAGCTCCCCGAACACCACCGCGCCAAGGGCATGGCACTGTTCGCCATCACGGCAACCTTCGCCCCCTCCATCGGCCCGACACTGGGTGGCTGGCTGACCGAGAACTGGGGCTGGGAGTACATCTTCTACATCAACGTGCCGCCTGGCCTGCTGATGATCGCCGGCCTGCTCTATGGCCTGGAGAAAAAGGCGCCGCACTGGGAGCTGCTGAAGACCACCGACTACGCCGGCATCGTCACCCTGGGTATGGGCTTGGGTTGTCTACAGGTTTTTCTCGAGGAGGGTCATCGCAAGGACTGGCTGGAATCGCAACTGATCGTCGGCCTGGGCAGCGTGGCATTGGTCAGCCTGATCCTGTTCGTCATTCTGCAGATATCCCGGCCCAACCCGCTGATCAACCTAGGCGTGCTGCGCGAACGCAACTTCGGCCTGGCCAGCATTTCCAGCCTGGGGCTCGGCGTCGGACTCTATGGATCGATCTACGTGCTGCCGCTGTACCTGGCGCAAATCCAGGGCTACAACGCCATGCAGATCGGCGAAGTGATCATGTGGATGGGCGTGCCGCAGCTATTCCTGATCCCTCTGGTGCCCAAGCTGATGAAGATCATCTCGCCGAAATGGCTGTGCGCCCTGGGCTTCGCCCTGTTCGGCGCGGCGAGTTTCTTCTCCGGCGTGCTCAACCCGGACTTCGCGGGCGAACAGTTCCAGCACATCCAGATCGTCCGCGCGCTGGGCCAGCCGCTGGTGATGGTCACGGTTTCGCTGATCGCTACGGCCTATATCATGCCGCAGGACGCTGGCTCGGCCTCCAGCCTGTTCAACATCCTACGCAACCTGGGTGGAGCCATCGGTATCGCCCTGCTCGCTACCCTGCTGGATGCCCGCGCCAAGGTCTACTTCGACTACTTGCGCGAATCCATCGTGCCAACCAACCCACAGGTAGAGGAACGCCTGCACCTGCTGACGCAGACACTGGGCAGCGAGCAGGCAGCGCTGGCCAAGCTCAGCCAGATCGTCCATGAACAAGCGATCATCATGGCTTACAACGATGCCTTCCACTTCATTGGCATCGCCCTGGCAGTGAGCATGCTGGCGATCCTGTTGACACGAAAGCTGCCGCAGAACATGGCGGGCGGTGGCGCAGCGCATTAA
- a CDS encoding sensor domain-containing diguanylate cyclase, which yields MTATLRLLMLLLLPVLAWADSLPLPAGQTQVLPGPYMQLWKDPQGDSDFQTVRALPDSAWQAVGRRDASFGYDSSTYWLRLDVHNPHARALNWVLLIGNPLLDQLDAYGLDGERVYRSGDQRPFDWRWVEHRQLVLPLTVAAGEQRRIWLRMQTNGSANLSASLMTHEAFDHQEQRSLLFQGLFFGALLGMFVYNLSIFCITHDRNYLWYCLFVASFSLYEFIQLGFAFQWLWPNALTWQQLSFPLSSALATLFGIQFTYGVLALREAPAAYRRVAHSLKACAWLVLVMALLGPYQPALIASFVLIVACALAAFVITLLRWRAGYAAARLFALGWFVLISASLASILTGTGVLPYSLLTLHAQQIGGVIEMTVFSIALAARIRQVQEAERMAQAKLITQARQLSSEQAKHLELQTQISENLEQRVKERTAALEETLQQLSSANLRLAELNRRDGLTNLFNRQTLSEELARACARAERSRQSLAVLMLDLDHFKQVNDRYGHLAGDACLRHAAQRIQQRLRSSDLLARFGGEEFVALLDSTDLTGALDLAEQLRDDLARHPCLYQQQSIPLSISIGLHAGIPDAPDCGESWLDLADRALYRAKAAGRNRVASYEASTLDGA from the coding sequence TTGACTGCCACCCTGCGCTTACTGATGCTTCTGCTGCTACCCGTTCTCGCCTGGGCGGACAGCCTGCCGTTGCCAGCTGGACAGACCCAGGTTCTGCCCGGCCCTTACATGCAGCTCTGGAAAGACCCGCAAGGCGATAGCGATTTCCAGACGGTGCGCGCCCTGCCCGATTCAGCCTGGCAGGCAGTGGGCCGACGCGATGCCAGCTTTGGCTACGACAGCAGCACCTACTGGCTGCGCCTGGATGTGCACAACCCTCACGCCCGCGCCTTGAACTGGGTACTGCTGATCGGCAATCCACTGCTGGATCAGCTGGATGCTTACGGCCTGGACGGTGAACGCGTGTATCGATCCGGCGACCAGCGACCGTTCGACTGGCGCTGGGTCGAACATCGCCAACTGGTGCTGCCGCTGACTGTGGCCGCGGGCGAACAACGACGGATCTGGCTACGCATGCAGACCAACGGCTCGGCCAACCTCAGCGCCAGCCTGATGACCCACGAGGCCTTCGACCACCAGGAGCAGCGCAGCTTGCTGTTTCAGGGGCTGTTCTTCGGTGCGCTGCTGGGGATGTTCGTCTACAACCTGTCGATCTTCTGCATCACCCACGACCGCAACTACCTCTGGTACTGCCTGTTCGTCGCCAGCTTCAGTCTCTATGAGTTCATCCAGCTCGGCTTTGCCTTCCAATGGCTGTGGCCCAACGCCCTGACCTGGCAGCAGCTGAGTTTCCCGCTCAGCTCGGCGCTGGCCACCTTGTTCGGCATCCAGTTCACCTATGGCGTGCTGGCGCTGCGTGAAGCGCCCGCCGCCTATCGCCGGGTCGCTCACAGCCTGAAAGCCTGCGCCTGGCTGGTACTGGTCATGGCCCTGCTCGGCCCCTACCAGCCGGCACTGATCGCCAGCTTCGTGCTCATCGTCGCCTGCGCCCTCGCCGCCTTCGTCATCACCCTGCTGCGCTGGCGTGCCGGTTACGCTGCGGCACGCCTGTTCGCTCTGGGCTGGTTCGTGCTGATCAGCGCCAGCCTGGCCAGCATCCTCACCGGAACAGGCGTACTGCCCTATTCGCTGCTGACGCTACATGCCCAACAGATCGGCGGCGTGATCGAGATGACGGTCTTCTCCATCGCCCTGGCTGCCCGTATCCGCCAGGTGCAGGAGGCCGAGCGCATGGCCCAGGCCAAACTGATCACCCAGGCGCGCCAGCTCAGCAGCGAGCAGGCCAAACACCTGGAGCTGCAAACGCAGATCAGCGAGAACCTGGAACAACGCGTGAAGGAGCGCACGGCAGCGCTGGAGGAAACGCTGCAACAGCTGTCCAGCGCCAACCTGCGTCTGGCCGAACTGAATCGCCGTGACGGCCTGACCAACCTGTTCAATCGCCAGACACTGAGTGAGGAGCTGGCGCGCGCCTGCGCCCGTGCCGAACGCAGCCGCCAATCGCTGGCCGTACTGATGCTGGATCTGGATCACTTCAAGCAGGTCAATGACCGCTATGGCCACCTCGCCGGAGACGCCTGCCTGCGCCACGCCGCCCAACGCATCCAGCAACGCCTGCGCAGCAGCGACCTGCTGGCACGTTTCGGCGGAGAGGAATTCGTCGCCCTGCTCGACAGCACCGACCTGACTGGCGCACTCGATCTGGCCGAACAACTGCGTGACGACCTGGCCCGCCACCCCTGCCTCTACCAGCAACAGTCGATCCCGTTGAGTATCAGCATCGGCCTGCATGCGGGAATCCCCGACGCCCCGGACTGCGGCGAAAGCTGGCTCGACCTGGCCGATCGAGCCCTTTACCGCGCCAAGGCGGCCGGGCGCAACCGTGTTGCCAGCTACGAAGCCAGCACCCTGGACGGCGCCTGA
- a CDS encoding TetR/AcrR family transcriptional regulator, translating to MSERKTETRQRILEAASGLLVERGPADPAVAEVMAAAGLTVGGFYAHFASKDALMLEAFRQLLARRRDRLAAVDAGLNGVERRALLAAFYLSRKHRDALDERCPVPSSIGEIERLPEGFRQALAEHVQLLAAQMSETPEEADIALADLALMVGGLALARALGPGELSDRLLRSAKSAIK from the coding sequence ATGAGTGAGCGCAAGACTGAAACTCGCCAACGCATTCTTGAGGCTGCTAGTGGCCTGCTTGTGGAGCGCGGTCCCGCTGATCCGGCTGTAGCGGAGGTAATGGCTGCCGCCGGGCTTACGGTCGGCGGCTTCTATGCGCATTTCGCCAGCAAGGATGCCCTGATGCTGGAGGCCTTCCGCCAGCTATTGGCGCGCCGCCGTGATCGCCTTGCTGCGGTCGACGCAGGTCTCAATGGTGTGGAGCGCCGGGCGTTGCTGGCGGCTTTCTATCTTTCGCGCAAACACCGCGATGCACTCGATGAGCGCTGCCCCGTACCCAGTTCGATCGGTGAGATCGAGCGCTTGCCGGAGGGCTTTCGCCAGGCGCTTGCAGAACATGTTCAGTTGCTGGCGGCACAAATGAGTGAGACGCCGGAGGAGGCTGACATCGCGTTGGCTGATCTGGCTTTGATGGTGGGTGGCCTGGCTTTGGCCAGGGCGTTGGGGCCAGGTGAGCTGTCCGATCGCCTGCTGCGTTCTGCCAAGTCGGCGATCAAATGA
- the uvrB gene encoding excinuclease ABC subunit UvrB, whose translation MSEFQLVTRFKPAGDQPEAIRQMVEGLEAGLSHQTLLGVTGSGKTFSIANVISKVQRPTLVLAPNKTLAAQLYGEFKAFFPNNAVEYFVSYYDYYQPEAYVPSSDTFIEKDASINDHIEQMRLSATKALIERKDVIVVCTVSSIYGLGSPEEYLKMVLHLDRGDKMDQRALLRRLAELQYTRNDMDFARATFRVRGDVIDVFPAESDLEAIRVELFDDEVESISAFDPLTGEVIQKLPRFTFYPKSHYVTPRETLLEAVEHIKVELQQRLEYLRGANKLVEAQRLEQRTRFDLEMILELGYCNGIENYSRYLSGRPAGAPPPTLYDYLPDEALLVIDESHVSVPQVGAMYKGDRSRKETLVEYGFRLPSALDNRPMRFEEWEAASPQTIFVSATPGPYEAEHAGRVVEQVVRPTGLVDPQLEVRPARTQVDDLLSEIRLRVAVGERVLVTTLTKRMAEDLTDYLGDHDVKVRYLHSDIDTVERVEIIRDLRLGAFDVLVGINLLREGLDMPEVSLVAILDADKEGFLRSERSLIQTIGRAARNLNGKAILYGDNITGSMQRAIDETERRRAKQIAFNEANGIVPKGVQKDVKDILEGAVVPGARSNKRKGMAKAAEERARYENELRSPSEITKRIRQLEEKMYALARDLEFEAAAQLRDEIQKLRDRLLQV comes from the coding sequence ATGTCCGAGTTTCAGTTGGTGACCCGCTTCAAACCTGCTGGCGATCAGCCCGAGGCGATTCGGCAGATGGTTGAGGGGCTGGAAGCCGGTCTGTCGCACCAGACCCTGCTTGGCGTGACGGGCTCGGGCAAGACCTTTTCCATTGCCAACGTGATTTCCAAGGTGCAGCGTCCGACTCTGGTTCTGGCGCCGAACAAGACCCTGGCGGCGCAGCTCTATGGTGAGTTCAAGGCGTTCTTCCCGAACAACGCGGTGGAGTATTTCGTCTCTTACTACGACTACTACCAGCCGGAAGCCTATGTGCCGTCGTCGGATACCTTCATCGAGAAGGATGCGTCGATCAACGACCATATCGAGCAGATGCGCCTATCGGCAACCAAGGCGCTGATTGAGCGCAAGGACGTCATCGTGGTCTGCACCGTATCCTCGATCTACGGCCTGGGCAGCCCCGAGGAGTACCTGAAAATGGTGTTGCACCTCGATCGTGGCGACAAGATGGATCAGCGCGCATTGCTGCGCCGCCTGGCTGAGCTGCAGTACACGCGCAATGATATGGATTTTGCCCGCGCGACGTTTCGTGTGCGCGGCGATGTGATCGATGTATTCCCTGCAGAGTCGGACCTGGAGGCCATTCGCGTCGAGCTGTTCGACGACGAGGTGGAGAGCATCAGCGCTTTCGATCCGCTCACCGGTGAGGTGATCCAGAAACTGCCGCGTTTCACCTTCTATCCGAAGAGTCACTACGTCACGCCACGCGAGACGCTGCTGGAGGCGGTGGAGCACATCAAGGTCGAGCTGCAGCAGCGCCTGGAATACCTGCGCGGCGCGAACAAGCTGGTGGAGGCGCAGCGCCTGGAGCAGCGCACGCGCTTCGATCTGGAAATGATCCTCGAACTGGGCTACTGCAACGGCATCGAAAACTACTCGCGCTATCTCTCTGGTCGTCCGGCAGGTGCGCCGCCACCCACTCTGTACGACTACCTGCCCGACGAAGCACTGCTGGTGATCGACGAATCCCACGTCTCGGTGCCGCAGGTTGGTGCGATGTACAAGGGCGACCGTTCACGCAAGGAGACGCTGGTGGAATACGGCTTCCGCCTGCCTTCGGCGCTGGACAACCGGCCGATGCGTTTCGAGGAGTGGGAGGCGGCCAGTCCGCAGACCATCTTCGTTTCGGCGACGCCTGGGCCTTATGAGGCGGAGCATGCCGGGCGCGTCGTCGAGCAGGTGGTACGGCCGACAGGCTTGGTCGACCCTCAACTGGAGGTGCGTCCTGCGCGTACCCAGGTCGACGACCTGCTGTCGGAGATCCGTTTGCGTGTGGCTGTGGGCGAGCGCGTGCTGGTCACCACCTTGACCAAGCGCATGGCGGAAGACTTGACCGACTACCTAGGCGATCACGACGTCAAGGTGCGTTACCTGCACTCGGATATCGATACCGTCGAGCGCGTGGAGATCATTCGTGATCTGCGTCTAGGCGCTTTCGACGTGCTGGTGGGGATCAACCTGCTGCGCGAGGGGCTGGATATGCCAGAGGTGTCACTGGTGGCGATCCTCGATGCGGACAAGGAGGGTTTCCTGCGTAGTGAGCGTTCGCTGATCCAGACCATCGGCCGTGCGGCGCGTAACCTCAACGGCAAGGCGATTCTCTACGGCGACAACATCACGGGCTCGATGCAGCGTGCCATCGATGAAACCGAGCGCCGCCGCGCCAAGCAGATCGCCTTCAACGAGGCCAATGGCATCGTGCCCAAGGGCGTGCAGAAGGACGTCAAGGACATCCTTGAAGGCGCTGTGGTGCCTGGCGCGCGCAGCAACAAGCGCAAGGGCATGGCCAAGGCGGCGGAGGAGCGCGCGCGTTACGAGAACGAACTGCGTTCGCCGAGCGAGATCACCAAGCGTATTCGTCAGCTGGAAGAGAAGATGTACGCCCTGGCGCGTGATCTAGAGTTCGAGGCCGCCGCGCAACTGCGCGACGAGATCCAGAAGTTGCGGGATCGGTTGTTGCAGGTTTGA
- the gltX gene encoding glutamate--tRNA ligase: protein MTTVRTRIAPSPTGDPHVGTAYIALFNLCFARQHGGQFILRIEDTDQVRSTRESEQQIFDALRWLGIEWDEGPDVGGPHGPYRQSERGEIYKKYSDELVGKGHAFPCFCSAERLDEVRAQQMANKETPRYDGHCMHMEPAEAQRRIAAGESHVVRMKVPSEGVCVVPDMLRGNVEIPWDRMDMQVLMKADGLPTYFLANVVDDHLMGITHVLRGEEWLPSAPKLIKLYEYFGWEQPALCYMPLLRNPDKSKLSKRKNPTSVTFYERMGYLPQAMLNYLGRMGWSMPDEREKFSLAEMIEHFDINRVSLGGPIFDLEKLSWLNGQWLRELPVETFAAEVQKWALNPEYLMKIAPHVQGRVETFSQIAPLAGFFFSGGLNLDAKLFEHKKLSADQVRQLMQLILWKLESLRQWEKERITGCIQAVVEHLELKLRDAMPLMFAAITGQASSVSVLDAMEILGPDLTRFRLRQALELLGGTSKKETKEWEKLLAAIA, encoded by the coding sequence ATGACCACCGTCCGTACCCGTATCGCGCCATCGCCAACCGGCGACCCCCATGTCGGCACCGCCTATATCGCGTTGTTCAACCTGTGTTTTGCCCGTCAGCATGGTGGCCAGTTCATCCTGCGCATCGAGGACACCGACCAGGTTCGTTCCACGCGTGAGTCCGAACAGCAGATTTTCGACGCGCTGCGCTGGCTGGGTATCGAATGGGACGAAGGCCCGGACGTTGGCGGCCCGCACGGCCCGTACCGGCAGAGTGAACGTGGCGAGATCTACAAGAAGTACTCCGATGAACTGGTCGGCAAGGGCCATGCCTTCCCGTGCTTCTGCTCCGCCGAGCGCCTCGATGAAGTGCGCGCGCAGCAGATGGCCAACAAGGAAACCCCGCGTTACGACGGGCACTGCATGCACATGGAGCCGGCCGAGGCGCAGCGTCGCATCGCTGCGGGCGAGTCCCATGTGGTGCGCATGAAGGTGCCGAGCGAAGGCGTTTGCGTGGTGCCGGACATGCTCCGTGGCAATGTCGAGATCCCATGGGATCGCATGGACATGCAGGTGCTGATGAAGGCCGATGGCCTGCCGACCTACTTCCTGGCCAATGTGGTCGATGACCACCTGATGGGTATCACTCACGTGCTGCGTGGCGAAGAGTGGCTGCCGTCCGCGCCCAAGCTGATCAAGCTATACGAATACTTCGGTTGGGAGCAGCCGGCACTGTGCTACATGCCGTTGCTGCGTAACCCGGACAAGAGCAAACTGTCCAAACGCAAGAACCCGACCAGTGTGACGTTCTACGAGCGCATGGGCTACCTGCCGCAGGCCATGCTCAACTACCTGGGGCGCATGGGCTGGTCGATGCCGGACGAGCGCGAGAAGTTCTCGCTGGCCGAGATGATCGAACACTTCGACATCAACCGTGTGTCGCTGGGCGGGCCGATTTTCGATCTGGAGAAGCTGTCCTGGCTCAATGGCCAGTGGCTGCGTGAGCTGCCTGTGGAAACCTTCGCTGCCGAAGTGCAGAAGTGGGCGCTCAATCCTGAATACCTGATGAAGATCGCACCGCACGTGCAGGGCAGGGTGGAAACCTTCAGCCAGATCGCACCGCTGGCCGGTTTCTTCTTCTCAGGTGGTCTTAACCTGGACGCCAAGCTGTTCGAGCACAAGAAGCTCTCTGCTGATCAGGTGCGCCAGTTGATGCAACTGATCCTGTGGAAACTCGAATCGTTGCGTCAGTGGGAAAAGGAGCGCATCACCGGTTGCATTCAGGCCGTGGTCGAGCACCTGGAGCTGAAGCTGCGTGATGCCATGCCGCTGATGTTCGCTGCCATCACCGGTCAGGCGAGCTCGGTATCGGTGCTCGATGCGATGGAAATCCTTGGCCCGGATCTGACTCGTTTCCGTCTGCGCCAGGCGCTGGAGCTGCTGGGCGGCACCTCGAAGAAGGAAACCAAGGAGTGGGAAAAGCTGCTGGCAGCCATCGCTTGA
- a CDS encoding HlyD family secretion protein, translating to MPAKLQRRLFVFVILLVLIAGALLAHWLLVGRYHESTDNAYVQGEITRVSSQLNARIEKVLVRDNQHVEAGQLLAVLEDADFRLARQRALAALETHQAERTQAQSKLDQQASLIAASQADVSASQATLERAKLDLGRAQTLRKPGYVSEERVTTLAADNRVARSQVAKAQADLQAQRQQVASLEAELKRLDALILSSQADLEQADLNLARTQIHAPISGLVGQRSAREGQVVQSGAYLLSLVPDQDIWIQANFKETQIGRMRPGQKAELLFDSYPDTPIEGRIDSLFAASGAQFSLLPPDNATGNFTKVVQRIPVKLTFAADNPLRGLIRPGMSVEVTVDLRSDDSHGG from the coding sequence ATGCCCGCCAAACTGCAACGTCGCCTTTTCGTCTTCGTGATCCTGCTGGTGCTGATTGCCGGCGCCCTGCTCGCCCATTGGCTGCTGGTCGGTCGCTACCATGAAAGTACCGACAACGCTTATGTGCAGGGCGAGATCACTCGGGTCTCCAGCCAGTTGAATGCGCGCATCGAAAAAGTGCTGGTGCGCGATAACCAGCATGTAGAGGCCGGCCAGCTCCTGGCGGTACTGGAAGACGCCGATTTCCGCCTGGCCCGCCAGCGCGCCCTCGCCGCACTGGAAACCCATCAGGCCGAACGCACCCAGGCGCAGAGCAAGCTTGACCAGCAGGCCAGCCTGATCGCCGCCAGCCAGGCCGACGTGTCTGCCAGCCAGGCCACCCTCGAACGCGCCAAGCTCGACTTGGGCCGCGCCCAGACCCTACGCAAGCCGGGTTATGTCTCCGAAGAACGCGTGACCACGCTGGCCGCCGACAACCGCGTGGCCCGCTCGCAGGTAGCCAAGGCTCAAGCCGACCTGCAGGCGCAACGGCAACAGGTTGCCAGCCTGGAAGCCGAACTCAAGCGCCTGGACGCGCTGATCCTCTCCTCCCAGGCCGACCTGGAACAGGCCGACCTCAATCTCGCGCGCACGCAGATTCATGCGCCGATCAGCGGCCTCGTCGGCCAGCGCTCGGCACGCGAAGGCCAGGTGGTACAGAGCGGCGCCTACCTGCTGTCGCTTGTGCCGGATCAGGACATCTGGATCCAGGCCAACTTCAAGGAAACCCAGATCGGCCGCATGCGCCCGGGGCAGAAGGCCGAACTACTGTTCGACAGCTATCCGGATACGCCTATCGAAGGCCGCATCGACAGCCTGTTCGCCGCCTCCGGCGCGCAGTTCAGCCTGCTACCGCCAGACAACGCCACCGGCAACTTCACCAAGGTGGTGCAACGCATCCCGGTCAAGCTGACCTTCGCCGCCGATAATCCGTTGCGCGGGCTGATCCGTCCCGGCATGTCGGTGGAAGTCACCGTGGATCTGCGCAGCGACGACAGCCATGGCGGGTGA